The Lycium barbarum isolate Lr01 chromosome 4, ASM1917538v2, whole genome shotgun sequence nucleotide sequence TACAAGTGTAcgtgtgagagagagagaaaatggaGAGCAAAATGAAAGAGAAGAGTACTGGAAGTGATTCGGTGCTGGATATGTCATCCACATCAACGGTCGGAGGTGGTGTTGAGGATATCTACGGCGAGGATCGTGCCACGGAGGATCAACTCATCACCCCATGGGCTTTTGCTGTTTCAAAGTACTCTCAAGTTCGAAACGAATTAATTAATGATCTCCAGTCATCAACTTCACCTAAGCTCCATAGTTACTGTTCTACACACATAACACACAACACAGTATTTGTACGGATATCTGCTTCTTTTTCCCTTCCATGAACGCAGTTACCGATAAGTTTCTAACAATGTCGGTCGGTCTACTGTATTTGTACATTCAGACCTCTTTATAATAATCCCAGTCTTTTTTTGTCAAACCCCAACCCCCTTATTAGTAGCCGAAGTAAAGGCCAGAGATCAAAGTCACTTGCCGTCCGTTCGCTCTCTGTTCAACAAAGGCCATCGATATTCCCTTACTTCTTCCGTGGGTCCTCGCCATTTGAATCAATTCTGAACGAACAGTATCTCTATCTGGCTTTGTTATTATTACAGTCTTATCTGCACCCAGCCAGTAAGTAGAGATATGGAGAGAGGGTCTTCTAtaataacatttcactataacaatcATATTTTTTATGGAAGCGATCGTTCAAGTTATGTTATATGTTCTACATAATAATAACATTTCATTATGGCAGTAAGAAAATATCAGACAAACAAAGTCGTTATAGGGAGATTGACAGGACAACTACATATCattttttaggaaaatatatTTACGCCAAATTTTGGCAAAGTGGTGTTGGATGACACACTTTCCAAGAAGTTGTCTTCGTCACTACATGCATCTACATATAAAATCCAAAATGAATGAAGGGTTAGGAGGATAATGGTCAAAATTATCTAATTTTCACTCCCCAAAGGTATTCTTTTTATTAAGATGTTGTCTTTAATCAAAGAAGTTCCCAAGTGATCTTTTTCAAAATGGTGATACATCGTTGATCATGGCATTTCTTCTTCTGATCATTGAGTGGAGAGTTAAGTTCAGTTCATGAATTATTAAGACTTGCAAGTGTAATTTGTGGAGTCCTGTTTTAATTATTAAATTTGGCTGTAAATTTGAATGTtgtatatttattaatttttggcTTGTAAAACAGTGGTTACAACTTGTTGAGGGATCCACGTTACAACAAAGGGCTTGCCTTCACTGAGAAAGAAAGAGATATTCATTACTTGCGAGGCCTTCTTCCGCCTGCGATTATACCCCAAGAGCTTCAGGTACATAAATTACTTAAGGCCACAAGTGGAAAATATTTATGGGCCTTTAACACATTGGATCGCTTGGCCGAAAATAATTAAAGTCGCTGTTCAAATATATAAAAGATATACACTAATGATGTATACAATATACATTACTCCTACATTAGTAGACGAAAAATATTGATTTGCCGGCTATTATTTTAGTGGGCGGTTATACAATTAAAAACTCCCAATATTTATTTGATGCGCTTTAGAGGAATTTTGTTAATCTCTTGTGTTATATATGTCATACCAGGAGAAAAGACTTATGCAGAGTCTCCGGCAATTTGAAGTCCCTTTGAATAAATATATTGCCCTGATGGAATTAGAGGTATTCTTGGAAACCAAATGCTTGACTTATGAATTTGCTATTATTTACTTATCATCATAATGGGGTGCAAGTTAATTTCGTCCATGATCACTTAATTACACTCTTAACAGTAAAGTCGCAAAATTATTTTTTGTCACTAATTGAATTTTTATACTCACTATGACAGTAAAGCCACTAAACTTACCCTCTATAATGGTAAAGTTACAAAACTATTTTCTGTCACATTACTCATTAAAATTTTACAGACTATAACAGTAAAATCTCTAATTTTTACCCGCTATAACGATAAAACCTACCCATCAAGGTGACTTAATTTTTTTATTGGGTTAGGTTTTGTGACTTTACTATCATAGTGGATAAATTTCAGTTTCCTTAATGTGACAAAAAGATACTAGTTTGTGACTTTACTGCTATATTGGGTGAATTTCATTTTGCTTTAACGACAAAATATAGCTATGTGATTTTACTTGGTTGAAGTTCAGTAACCATAATTAACTCAACGAGTCACTGTATTGGCTGTGTTTAGGAGAGAAATGAAAGGTTGTTCTACAAGCTTCTTATTAATAATGTGGAAGAGTTGCTTCCAATTGTATATACTCCGACTGTTGGTGAGGCTTGCCAAAAATATGGAAGCATTTTTAGGCGTCCCCAAGGTTTATACCTCAGTTTGAAAGAAAAGTACGGTACTTTTACTAGTTAAAGCTTATCTACCGCTTCAATGTGAAAGTAATATTAACTAAGGCTGGAAGTATGTATTTATATGCAGAGGAAGGATACTTGAGGTAttgaaaaattggccagaaaggAAAATACAAGTCATTGTTGTTACGGATGGTGAACGAATTCTGGGACTTGGAGACCTTGGCTGCCAGGTAATAATCCTTTGAAATATATGTGTTAGCGCGAGTCTTGTATTGTGTGTGGTAGCTAATTGTATTGAAAAGAGTTCGATTGAATCCCCTTTGTCGTAAGGTTATATTGTGTAAATAGAGAAAAATTAAAGAGCTTTTATAGATAAATTGTTGAATGAATGGGAACCTTGGAGCAACGGTAAGGTTGTCTTCGTGTGACCTACGGGTTAAGAGTTCGAGCAGTGGCTTGTTTGAGTTAGGATAGACTGTCTACATTATTCCCCTTGGGGCCCGACACTTGTCCAGACCCCGTGAATGCGGGATGCTTCGTGTGCCAAGCTATCTTTTATATATTAATTATTGTTGAACCCCCAAGACACAAGAGAAGTTTGTAGTATAGTGTAAATAGCTCACAAATTGTGTTATGTTGCAGGTTCAAATCTCAAGTGTGACATTCTTGCATACTTTTTAACCCCGCAgccccccacccccactcccccgCCCGGGCCAAAAATAATTCTTTTTCTTGTTTGACTTTGTCATGCGTCAAATAGAGTGGAATAACAGAGTAATCCTGATATGAATTCCATTATATTGTCACAGGGAATGGGGATACCAGTAGGGAAATTGGCTTTATATACTGCACTTGGAGGAGTCAGACCTTCAGCGGTACCAAAACCTGTTAAACTTTATGCACTACTATATACAATTTATAACTATGAATGTCCTACCATTTTGCTTGCGCGTGCAGTGCTTGCCTATAACCATTGATGTGGGAACAAATAATGAGCAACTACTGCAAGATGAGTTCTACATTGGGCTCAGACAAAAGAGAGCTACTGGGAAGGTCAACTTTATAATAGTCACTCTATATTATCTGTTTTAGATTACCATGTAGAAGTATAATGAGATTGAGAAAAGTCTGTTTCTTTTCGCTCCTCGTAGGAATATTATGACTTTCTTGATGAGTTCATGAAGGCTGTGAAGCAAAATTACGGTGAAAAGGTTCTTGTACAGGTTAGCTATTTAAAAGTTGTTAACAATCATTGCCTTTCGTAATTTCGAAGTCTAATATTTGTAACATGATCTGCAGTATGAAGATTTTGCGAATCACAATGCTTTTGAACTGTTGGCAAAATATGGTACCAGACATTTGGTATTCAATGATGATATACAGGTACTATACAACTTTTCTTTTGTGGCTTTTGTCTCAGATTTTTTAGTTTGTTCTGTTTTTTGATACCATTAATACTGCAGGGGACAGCTGCTGTGGTGCTTGCGGGGCTCGTTGCATCCCTAAAGCTGCTCGGAG carries:
- the LOC132636822 gene encoding NADP-dependent malic enzyme isoform X1: MESKMKEKSTGSDSVLDMSSTSTVGGGVEDIYGEDRATEDQLITPWAFAVSNGYNLLRDPRYNKGLAFTEKERDIHYLRGLLPPAIIPQELQEKRLMQSLRQFEVPLNKYIALMELEERNERLFYKLLINNVEELLPIVYTPTVGEACQKYGSIFRRPQGLYLSLKEKGRILEVLKNWPERKIQVIVVTDGERILGLGDLGCQGMGIPVGKLALYTALGGVRPSACLPITIDVGTNNEQLLQDEFYIGLRQKRATGKEYYDFLDEFMKAVKQNYGEKVLVQYEDFANHNAFELLAKYGTRHLVFNDDIQGTAAVVLAGLVASLKLLGGSLADHTFLFFGAGEAGTGIAELIALAISKETNATVEEARKNIWLVDSKGLIVSARKESLQAHKKPWAHEHEHVDNLLDAVEAVKPTALIGTSGVGRTFTKEVIEAMTSINKRPLIMALSNPTAQSECTAEEAYTWSEGRAIFASGSPFPPVEYNNKLHIATQANNCYIFPGFGFGLVMCGAIRVHNDMLLAASEALAAQVTEEHYAKGMIYPPFGNIRKISAHIAATVAAKAYELGVATHLPQPADLVKYAESCMYTPNYRCYR